TCAGGGATCCGTAGACCCGGCCACTTTTGCCGCGCACCAGTTCCGGCACATCCGGATTTTTTTTCTGGGGCATGATGCTGGAGCCTGTGCAGAAGGCATCCGGCAGTTCCACGAAGCCGAAGACGGGCGACGACCAGAGGATCAACTCTTCGGCGAAGCGGGAGAGGTGCATCATGATGATCGAGGCGGCGGCGGCGATTTCCACCGCAAAATCCCGGTCGGAGACGGCATCCATGGAGTTGGCGCACACGCCGTCGAAACCGAGTTCCCGTGCCACCCACGTCCGGTCTATGGGAAAGGGGGTTCCGGCCAGGGCTGCCGAGCCGAGCGGCATTTGATTGAGGCGCTTGCGCAAATCCGTCATCCGGCCCCAGTCCCGATCCAGCATTTCAAAATAGGCCAGGAGATGGTGGGCCAGACTCACGGGTTGGGCAATCTGGAGGTGGGTAAATCCCGGCAGGATCACCTTCACATGGGTGGTGGCCAGATCGAGCAACCCTTTTTGCAACGCCCGCAGGCTGGTGCGGATGGCGTCCACTTCGTCGCGCAGGTAGAGCCGCAGATCGGTGGCCACCTGGTCATTGCGCGAGCGGGCGGTGTGCAGTTTTCCGGCCATTGGCCCGATCAGGTCGCGCAGGCGGCTTTCCACGTGCATGTGAATGTCTTCCAGGTCATTTCGGAACGGCAACTCGCCCCGTTCCAGTTCTCCCAGAATCTGTTCCAGGCCGCGCACGATTTCATCGGCCTCGTTTTTGGGAATGATGCCCTGTCTGCCCAGCATGCGGCCATGGGCGATGGATCCCCGGATATCCTGGCGAAAGAGCCGGGAATCGTAACCGATGGAAGCGGTAAATTCCTCCACGAAGGCATCTGTGGGTTGGCTGAAGCGTCCACCCCACAGTTTCCGTTTTTCTTCGTTCATGAATGAGCCTCTTGCAAAATTCCCCTGCCCGGTGATCCCTGCACTCGATGTCGGGACGATTCCCCGGTCATGGACGTGTCAGATTGTTCTTGTGCCAGACACCAAAGCGTCGTGGCGGCTCAGCAAAAAGATCCACCATCTTGTACCGCTCAGATTCTAAACGAATCAAGTTCATTCTCAATTTTTTTCCAATCATCTGACTGAAACATTTTCTTCCTGTTATCCAAGACTTTTGATATTCTGTCAGACAGTTTTCCCCCATATATTTTAAGCTCTTCGATGTTCATGCTACTTTGGATGTGTTGGTTGCACCTTGCTGAATAAAGTCCAAGATTATCCAGTTTGTCAGCTTTGTCATTCTGATTTATCGATAGTAAATGTCCCCATTCGTATTTTATGTAGTGATTTTCCCAATCTCTTGGCTGATTCCAACATAATGGCAACCCATTTTCCTCAACCTGAATATGGAAAATTGGCAACCTGTCCTGTGAATCAAAAATACATTGAATTATTTTTTGTAAAATATGATAACCATTTCGAAGTGTTAATTTTTTATATCCTGCGCATCTCAAGCGGCATGCTAATCCTTTGCAGAGTCTCTTTATGTTTTCTTTCTTGAATTCGAATTCATAAGCATCAGGATTGTCTCTGATATTTATCCTGTGTTCAAAAAGCTTCGTAACGCTCATTCCAATCTTCCTTGGAAAAACACCTGCATTATCTGTAGATAACTCCTGCCACTGCCGTTTATATCATGTGATTAACCAATGTGAATGTCAAGATTCCGCACAGCAGAGGAGTGCTATTACTTAGTGGTTGTTCTTTTCGATGTCATCGAACAATTCAGTGGCTGTTTTAAAACGGGCTTGGTGCGTGCGGACTATCTCGTCGGCCTCAGCCATTGCGGCGCGAGTCCTGGTATTTGGCACTTTGAGGGTGCTGAAAATGGATCGCAGATCGGTGAGCGGTACCATGAGGGTCATTGGATCGTGTGGTGATACGGAAAATCCGAGTGCAAGATAGAAAGCCTTGGCTTCTTCGGAGATGGCATGGACAACCACTCCACGGATACCGATGGTATCTGCTGCGTGCATTATTCGGTGAGCGATATCCTTGAATAATGCACGACCCAGACCACGTCCTTGATAGGTGCGATCCACGGCAAGGCGTGCCAGTATGGCTATAGGAATTGGATCAGGCATATTACGTCGAAACTTTCCCGTCGCTTCCAAGACGCCAATGGCCCCCGATGCGAGGGCGTAGTAGCCAACGACCCTTGTTCCATCACAGACGACGAATGTCCGTGATGCGCCGCTTGTTTGATTGGCACGAGCGCGTTTTCTCAACCAGTCGTCAAGCGATGGTGTACCAGAAGAGAAATTTTCAAGCAAATGATGTTCGGCAAGGGGTGATGGTGCAGACAGCAACAAGGAATTACTCCCATGGCGCGGGTGTTTGCAATGTGTGGCGTAATCTTTCATTGGGTTGTGGTTGGGCATCAAGAAGCTTCAGCCATTTTTCATAAGCCTCCTGGTCCACAGCCAGGAATGTGTGGTCCAGAAGTGCATCTTCCGCCGCTTTCCTTGCTGCACCCAAAATAAAATCAGTTCGGTTCTGTCCCTTCACGTGGGCAGCGCGGTCGATCAGGCTCTTTTCTTCGGAACGAATCCGGAGGTTCAGCGTTTCATGACGTTGTTTATGTTCTGATAATATGGCCACTGTCCGCACTCCATTCGAGAATTTCGGAAGGTCAGAGACTGTTTACGAAACATTGGTTCCATGCTGTGAAACGGCGGCAGACCTTGTTCGTCTGCTTACATTCGGACACTCACGGCTCCAAAACGTTTCATGGTTGGTATGGATTTTCCGTCAAGTGAGCAGGGCAATCGTTGCACGTTTTTGCAAAAATGCCAACTGTCTGGATTCTGGCAGAAAAACTTCCCATGGCAGCATGTTTTTTTCCTGCTGTGGCAAAGGCACGTATTGGCAGGCCATTTTTTGCTTGCATCTTGTTGTCAAATATGACAACAATGAGAAGATCCGGGAGTCCACGCGATGGCAACCATCAGACCTGTTTCATGGATTAAAGCAGCCCGAAAGGACTTTGAAGATTTTCCCGCACCAGTGCAGATGGATGCACTGCGTGCGTTGGCTGTTGCGGCAGGAGGTCGCAAGGCCGACCATGTGAAACCCCTCAAGGGCTTTGAAAGTGGGGTTATGGAAATTGTTTTGCGTCATCGTAGAGACGTTTTCCACGTTGTTTATGAAATAAACCTTGTCCGAGACCGCTTGAAACGGTTGAAGGAGATGCTGGCATGAGCGATCAACCCATTGCAATCGTGCGCGGCAGCGGCAACGTTTTCGCCGATTTTGACCACCCGAACGCGGCGGTCGAACAATTGAAAGCGGTGCTGGCAGGCGAAATCATCGGTGTTCTCGACACTCGGGAGCTTACGGTTCGCCAGGCCGAATCCTTGACCGGCATTGCCGCTGCCGACTTTTCACGCATTCGCAGGACAAAGCTCGACCGGTTCACCATCGACAGGCTGATGACAATTCTCGACCGTCTCGACCAGAATGTTCAGGTGAGCGTGACGGTCCGGCGGTGCCAGGCAGGCACGACCGGACCGCAAACTTTATAACGGTTTGAAATCCCCTCACTTTCGCAACAAGGCGGCGATGCGCATGCGCAGGGCGTTGAGTTTGATGAACCCGCCGGCATCTTTCTGGTCATAGGCCCCCTGGTCTTCATCGAAGGTGGCGATGGCCGGAGCGAACAGGGATTGCTCCGACTTGCGTCCGACCACCATGACATTGCCCTTGTAGAGCTTCAGACGCACGGTTCCAGAGACATGGGCCTGTGAGGCGTCGATCATGGTTTGCAGCATGGTCCGTTCCGGGCTGAACCAGTAGCCATTGTAAATCAGGGCGGCATAACGGGGTGCCAGATCATCTTTCAGGTGGGCCACTTCCCGGTCCAGGGTCAGGGACTCCATGGCCCGATGGGCCACCCCCAGAATGGTGCCGCCCGGGGTTTCGTAGACGCCACGGGATTTCATCCCCACATAACGGTTTTCCACAAGATCCACCCGCCCGACGCCATTTTGTCCACCCAGGGTGTTCAGGCGGGCCAGCAAGGTTGCCGGGGAGAGTTTTTCGCCATCCACGGCCACCGGATCCCCGCCGACAAACTCAATCTCCACATAGGTGGGCCTGTCGGGGGCCTTTTCCGGCGAGACGCTCAACACAAACATTTCCGCATCCGGTTCCCGCCAGGGATCTTCGAGGATTTTTCCCTCGAAGGAGATGTGCAACAGGTTGCGGTCCATGGAGTAGGGCACATCACCGCGCTTGTCGCGGGGTACCGGGATGCCATGGGCTTCGGCATAGGCGAACAGTTTGTCGCGGGAGGTCAGATCCCACTCCCGCCAGGGGGCGATGATCCGGATGCCCGGCAGCAGGGCATGATAGGCCAGCTCGAAACGGACCTGATCGTTGCCTTTGCCGGTGGCACCGTGGGCCACGGCATCGGCACCGGTGCGTTTGGCAATTTCAACCTGCTTTTGGGCAATCAGGGGACGGGCGATGGAGGTTCCCAGATGATAGACCCCTTCGTAAAGGGCATTGGCCCGATACATCGGAAACACAAAATCCCGGACAAAGGTCTCTTTCAAATCTTCGATGAAAATTTCCTTGACCCCAAGCCTGAGGGCTTTCTGGCGTGCCTCTTCGAGTTCCTCGCCCTGGCCCAGATCCGCCGCGAACGCGACCACTTCGCAACGATAGACATCCTGCAACCATTTCAAGATGATCGAGGTGTCCAATCCGCCTGAGTAGGCCAGAACCACTTTTTTCACATCACCTGCCATGCTCGGATCCTCCTGGTGCGTCGGGTCGGAAATAAAAAAAACAAAATGAAAAAAAAGAGGGGGTCTGGGGGATTCATCCCCCAGTGGGGTCTGGGGCAAAGCCCCAGCAGAAATCTGTTCCAAAATACATTTTTCAAATCAAAAAGTTCTAAGTTAAGGAGGATTTGTTTTTATCGCCCAGGAGCAGCCATTCGAGGATGGCTTTCTGGACATGCAGGCGGTTTTCCGCCTCGTCCCAGACCACGGATTGCGGGCCATCCAGCACGGCGTCGGTCACCTCTTCGCCACGATGGGCGGGCAGGCAGTGCATGAACAGGGTCTCGGCATGGGCCAGGGCCATGAGGCGTTCGTCCACCTGGTACCCGGCGAAGGAGCGGAGGCGTTTCTGGTGTTCTTCTTCCTGCCCCATGGAGGTCCAGGTATCGGTAATGACCAGGTCGGCACCGGCAGCAGCCTGGGTCGGATTACGCAGCAGGGTGACCGAGGCATCGGTGGCACCTTGCAGGGCTGTTGTGGCCGTGGCCAATATTTCCAGATCGGGATCATACCCTTCCGGGCAGGCCAGGACCAGATGGCAGCGCACCAGGGGTGCGGCCTGGATCCAGGTGTTGGCCATGTTGTTGCCATCGCCGATCCAGGCCACGCGACGTCCGGTCAGGGAACCCCGTTTTTCCCGATAGGTAAAAATGTCGGCCAGCACCTGGCAGGGATGAAAGGTGTCGGAGAGACCGTTGATTACGGGCACGGTGGCATATCTGGCCATGGTTTCGACATTGCCATGGGCGTAGGTGCGGATCATCAGGCCATTGACGTAGCGAGAAAGAACCCGGGCGCTGTCGGCCACGGTCTCTCCGCGTCCCAGCTGCATTTCGCGTGAGGAGAGAAACAGTGCCCGTCCTCCCAGTTGAAACATGCCCACCTCGAAAGAAACCCGGGTCCGGGTGGAAGCCTTCTCGAAAATCATGCCCAGGGTACGGCCAATCAGGGAGTGGGTCGTGGCACCGGCCTGATGTGCCTGTTTGAGGGCAGCGGCCCGTTCAAACAGGCGTTGCATCTCTTCCTGGTTGATGTCGTTCAGGGTCAACAGATCTTTTTTGGGTTTTTCCATGACGATGCCACTCATATTTGCAATCAGAACAAATCCATCAGAACGCCATCCAGAATATTGATTCCCTCGTCGATCTCTTCCCGGGTGATCACCAGGGGGGGCAGGAGGCGCAGGATTGTTCCCTGGACGCAGTTGACGAGCAGGCCCCGGGACAGGGCGATGGCTGCGGCATCTTCTGCCGAAGCGTTGAGTTCGATGGCCGCCATCAGGCCGATTCCCCGGATATCTTTGATCATGCGATGGCTTTTTCGCAACCCTTGCAGGCGTTCCAGGAGATATTCTCCCTTGCTGGTGACCCCGGCGATGATGCCGGATTCCCCTTCCAGTTCGTCCAGGGTGGCCAGGGCGGCGGCGCAGACCAGGGGATTGCCGCCGGATGTGGAGCCGTGCGAACCGGGAGAGAAGGTGGCGGCCACCCGTTCGGTAGCCATGCAGATACCCAGTGGCAGTCCGGAGGCCAAACCTTTGGAGGCGGTCATGATATCCGGGGTGATGCCGCTCCACTGGTGGCACCACAGACGCCCGGTTCGTCCGGCACCTGTCTGCACCTCGTCCACCACCAGGAGTATGCCCTGGCGGTCGGCGATTTCCCGCAACCCTTCCAGGTAGCCGGGGCGCGGGATGCGTATCCCGGCCTCGCCCTGGACGGCTTCCACCATGATTCCGGCTGTGTAGGAACTGATCAGTCGTTCCACGCCTGGCAGGTCATCGTAGGGGGCATAGCGAAAACCGGTTGGCAGGGGGTCATAGCCGCGTTGCACCTTGTCCTGGGCGGAAGCGGTCAGGGTGGCCAGGGTCCGGCCATGAAATCCTTCGGCGGCGGTGATGATTTCAAACCGTCCGGGCTGGCCGTGATCCTTCATGTATTTGCGGACCAGTTTGATGGCGGCTTCGTTGGCTTCGGCACCGCCGTTGCAGAAAAACATCCGGTCGGCAAAGCAGTTGGCTGCCAGGCGTCTGGCCAGCATTTCCTGTTGGGGCACGCGATAGAGATTGGAGGTATGGATCAGGCGTTCGGCCTGTTCCTGGACTGCGGCCACCACGCGGGGGGGGCAGTGGCCCAGCGTATTGACGCCGATCCCTCCCAGAAAATCCAGGTAGGGTCGATCCTGGTCGTCCCACACCCGGCAGCCGCGCCCGCGCACGAAAGCCACTGGATAACGCCCATAGGTGGACATCAACCCACTACCCGTTCCGGTCATGGCTCATTTCCCCCAAAATCTTGTAAAAATGCCGCCTTGTGGTTCATTCCATCCCGATCCTGCAATCCTTGTTCATCCCGCTTCCCGCCAAATGGAAAGACCCGGTCACCGACCGGGTCTTGCTGCCTTGCTTGCCGTAAAATGTCCAGTCCGATGATTTCTATATGTCAGATGAACAGGGTGATATCGGCATCCTGGGCAATCTCGAAAAACCGTGCCGCCCCGGCATACTCCAGGCCATCCATCAACTCTTCGTGTTTGAAATCAAAGAGGTCAACCGTCATCTGGCAGGCGATCATCTTGACATCCGACTCAATCGCCATTTCCATCAATTCCTCGATGGACGCCACCCCTTTGCCCTTCATTTTTTGTTTCATCATGGTGGTGGCCATGGCTTCCATGCCTGGGATGATTTGCACCAGGATGGGCATGTCCACGGGCATGGGCATGGCTGGATTGCCCAGGGGGGATATTTTCAGGTCACGTTTCTTTTTCAAGACCTGCAAGCCATAGAAGGTCCAGAATATGTACACCTCGTAATCCAGGGCAGCAGCAGTCGTGGCCAGGATCAGGGGTGGATAGGCAAAATCCAGGGTTCCCTTGGTGGCGATGATTGCCAATTTTTTTGACATTCCAGGTCTCCTCAGCACTTCTCGATTTCGTAGTGGTAGACACCACCGGCTTCGGAGGCCTTTACCATTTTGTTGCCGGTCTGGGTGCAGAAGGATTCAAAATCCTTGGCAGAGCCCGGATCCGTTGCTTCGATGGCCAAAACCTGGCCTGCTTTCATATCTTTCAGGGCTTTCTTGGCCCGCAGAATGGGCAGGGGGCAGTTCAATCCTTTGGCATCAAGTGTCTTGTCGGCCATTTTTCATCAACCTCCTGGTCACAAAGTTCGAGAAATTTCCGCCTGCGTTTATCCTGAAGAGCTTTGCCGCCAGTTGCAAATATTTTTTTAACTTTTGCGGCAAATTGTGTATTGTCGCCCGTGAGCGGACGTTTTTTTGCAATGTATTGAAAAATGGCCGGTTTGGAAAACCTGTTGCCGGGGGTTTCGATCCGGTGTGCAAAAGA
The genomic region above belongs to Magnetococcales bacterium and contains:
- the argH gene encoding argininosuccinate lyase, translated to MNEEKRKLWGGRFSQPTDAFVEEFTASIGYDSRLFRQDIRGSIAHGRMLGRQGIIPKNEADEIVRGLEQILGELERGELPFRNDLEDIHMHVESRLRDLIGPMAGKLHTARSRNDQVATDLRLYLRDEVDAIRTSLRALQKGLLDLATTHVKVILPGFTHLQIAQPVSLAHHLLAYFEMLDRDWGRMTDLRKRLNQMPLGSAALAGTPFPIDRTWVARELGFDGVCANSMDAVSDRDFAVEIAAAASIIMMHLSRFAEELILWSSPVFGFVELPDAFCTGSSIMPQKKNPDVPELVRGKSGRVYGSLITLLTLMKGLPLAYNRDMQEDKEPIFDVVDTVRGSLRAFTDLVPGIRVNPQRMAETARAGYSTATDLADYLAKRGVPFREAHEIVGKIVAMAVAAGRPLDDYTGAELQKVDARIGESVTRVLTVEASVNARQATGGTAFETVRQAIKQAGERLQVS
- a CDS encoding XRE family transcriptional regulator — encoded protein: MSDQPIAIVRGSGNVFADFDHPNAAVEQLKAVLAGEIIGVLDTRELTVRQAESLTGIAAADFSRIRRTKLDRFTIDRLMTILDRLDQNVQVSVTVRRCQAGTTGPQTL
- a CDS encoding DUF1778 domain-containing protein, which codes for MLSEHKQRHETLNLRIRSEEKSLIDRAAHVKGQNRTDFILGAARKAAEDALLDHTFLAVDQEAYEKWLKLLDAQPQPNERLRHTLQTPAPWE
- a CDS encoding GNAT family N-acetyltransferase, which encodes MLLSAPSPLAEHHLLENFSSGTPSLDDWLRKRARANQTSGASRTFVVCDGTRVVGYYALASGAIGVLEATGKFRRNMPDPIPIAILARLAVDRTYQGRGLGRALFKDIAHRIMHAADTIGIRGVVVHAISEEAKAFYLALGFSVSPHDPMTLMVPLTDLRSIFSTLKVPNTRTRAAMAEADEIVRTHQARFKTATELFDDIEKNNH
- the argF gene encoding ornithine carbamoyltransferase gives rise to the protein MEKPKKDLLTLNDINQEEMQRLFERAAALKQAHQAGATTHSLIGRTLGMIFEKASTRTRVSFEVGMFQLGGRALFLSSREMQLGRGETVADSARVLSRYVNGLMIRTYAHGNVETMARYATVPVINGLSDTFHPCQVLADIFTYREKRGSLTGRRVAWIGDGNNMANTWIQAAPLVRCHLVLACPEGYDPDLEILATATTALQGATDASVTLLRNPTQAAAGADLVITDTWTSMGQEEEHQKRLRSFAGYQVDERLMALAHAETLFMHCLPAHRGEEVTDAVLDGPQSVVWDEAENRLHVQKAILEWLLLGDKNKSSLT
- a CDS encoding type II toxin-antitoxin system RelE/ParE family toxin, which codes for MATIRPVSWIKAARKDFEDFPAPVQMDALRALAVAAGGRKADHVKPLKGFESGVMEIVLRHRRDVFHVVYEINLVRDRLKRLKEMLA
- a CDS encoding sulfurtransferase TusA family protein — translated: MADKTLDAKGLNCPLPILRAKKALKDMKAGQVLAIEATDPGSAKDFESFCTQTGNKMVKASEAGGVYHYEIEKC
- a CDS encoding argininosuccinate synthase, translating into MAGDVKKVVLAYSGGLDTSIILKWLQDVYRCEVVAFAADLGQGEELEEARQKALRLGVKEIFIEDLKETFVRDFVFPMYRANALYEGVYHLGTSIARPLIAQKQVEIAKRTGADAVAHGATGKGNDQVRFELAYHALLPGIRIIAPWREWDLTSRDKLFAYAEAHGIPVPRDKRGDVPYSMDRNLLHISFEGKILEDPWREPDAEMFVLSVSPEKAPDRPTYVEIEFVGGDPVAVDGEKLSPATLLARLNTLGGQNGVGRVDLVENRYVGMKSRGVYETPGGTILGVAHRAMESLTLDREVAHLKDDLAPRYAALIYNGYWFSPERTMLQTMIDASQAHVSGTVRLKLYKGNVMVVGRKSEQSLFAPAIATFDEDQGAYDQKDAGGFIKLNALRMRIAALLRK
- a CDS encoding DsrE/DsrF/DrsH-like family protein; translated protein: MSKKLAIIATKGTLDFAYPPLILATTAAALDYEVYIFWTFYGLQVLKKKRDLKISPLGNPAMPMPVDMPILVQIIPGMEAMATTMMKQKMKGKGVASIEELMEMAIESDVKMIACQMTVDLFDFKHEELMDGLEYAGAARFFEIAQDADITLFI
- a CDS encoding aspartate aminotransferase family protein, giving the protein MTGTGSGLMSTYGRYPVAFVRGRGCRVWDDQDRPYLDFLGGIGVNTLGHCPPRVVAAVQEQAERLIHTSNLYRVPQQEMLARRLAANCFADRMFFCNGGAEANEAAIKLVRKYMKDHGQPGRFEIITAAEGFHGRTLATLTASAQDKVQRGYDPLPTGFRYAPYDDLPGVERLISSYTAGIMVEAVQGEAGIRIPRPGYLEGLREIADRQGILLVVDEVQTGAGRTGRLWCHQWSGITPDIMTASKGLASGLPLGICMATERVAATFSPGSHGSTSGGNPLVCAAALATLDELEGESGIIAGVTSKGEYLLERLQGLRKSHRMIKDIRGIGLMAAIELNASAEDAAAIALSRGLLVNCVQGTILRLLPPLVITREEIDEGINILDGVLMDLF